A genomic region of Leptolyngbya sp. NIES-2104 contains the following coding sequences:
- a CDS encoding AAA family ATPase: protein MQPAVLAFSGSIASGKSTLSEELAKVLQWSRVSFGDYVRSVARSQGLTESREVLQAIGADLVERDLEGFCRAVLAQAGWQVGQPIIIDGIRHVKALDSLRKIVAPMKLYLIFVAVDEATRSVRLLERGVTSMEKYQHLEQDSTEQQVKAALAHTADLVIDSNCLLRESVKQVADWLEYTESA from the coding sequence ATGCAGCCAGCCGTCCTCGCTTTTTCAGGCAGTATTGCCAGTGGTAAATCAACCCTTTCCGAAGAACTCGCGAAGGTTCTCCAGTGGTCTCGCGTCAGTTTTGGAGATTACGTTCGATCTGTTGCCCGTAGTCAAGGGCTTACAGAATCGCGAGAAGTGCTTCAGGCGATCGGGGCAGATTTAGTAGAAAGAGATTTGGAAGGATTTTGTCGCGCAGTTCTAGCCCAAGCAGGTTGGCAGGTTGGACAGCCCATCATTATCGATGGCATACGTCACGTGAAAGCGCTTGATAGCTTGCGAAAGATCGTTGCACCCATGAAACTGTATCTGATTTTCGTCGCTGTTGATGAGGCTACGCGGTCAGTTCGATTGCTCGAAAGGGGAGTGACCAGCATGGAGAAATATCAGCATTTAGAGCAAGACTCTACTGAACAACAGGTAAAAGCTGCTTTAGCTCACACAGCTGATCTAGTAATTGATAGCAATTGTCTACTAAGGGAGAGTGTTAAGCAGGTAGCTGATTGGCTTGAATATACTGAATCAGCTTAA
- a CDS encoding ASCH domain-containing protein, whose translation MKTTGTIQTSLLPLVRELQSAVEGDVFWESYLSPLPEQTALPFTLHLGVFVEPYLQFILEGKKTIESRFATRRFAPYNQVEQGDVILLKQSCGPIVGICQVTHCWFYELDPESWETIRRDFTQALCAQNPEFWQQRQAACYATLMRIKSVKAIEPIPFAKRDRRGWVVLQSCDQQLKLEL comes from the coding sequence TTGAAGACCACTGGAACGATACAAACTTCGCTCTTGCCGCTAGTTAGAGAGCTACAGTCCGCTGTGGAAGGGGATGTATTTTGGGAAAGTTACCTGTCTCCCCTGCCGGAACAGACTGCGCTGCCATTCACGCTACATCTAGGCGTTTTTGTAGAGCCGTATCTCCAGTTCATCTTAGAAGGCAAAAAGACGATTGAATCTCGATTTGCTACCCGTCGATTTGCACCGTATAACCAGGTTGAGCAAGGGGATGTGATCCTGCTAAAGCAATCTTGTGGGCCTATCGTCGGAATTTGCCAAGTGACCCATTGCTGGTTTTACGAACTTGACCCAGAATCTTGGGAAACGATTCGACGCGACTTTACCCAGGCTTTGTGTGCTCAAAATCCAGAATTCTGGCAGCAGCGGCAGGCTGCTTGCTATGCAACTCTCATGAGAATTAAATCTGTTAAAGCCATTGAACCAATCCCATTTGCGAAACGCGATCGCCGGGGGTGGGTTGTTCTACAGTCTTGCGATCAACAGCTAAAACTTGAGCTTTAA
- a CDS encoding DUF4186 family protein: protein MSDDWNVEEELKPLKLKCTSSDCKNGQHAYKPTRKQKAANTVGQCRSCDESAPFDWERLHKLDPRDIDYTIAALKNERIRQHYWTNKIPQKVENYARRKGVSGMETAVEKQIRKSVGSPANGFDGRQTPVEDSAKVNAVHFAQHATASCCRKCMEYWYGISQDRSLTEHEISYLSNLGMRFIGERFPLLTDKGEKIPAIRSQSGESDTKHQNRRSKNCNGDQH from the coding sequence ATGTCGGATGATTGGAACGTTGAGGAGGAGTTAAAACCGCTCAAGCTGAAATGTACCAGTTCAGACTGCAAAAATGGGCAGCACGCCTACAAACCGACGCGAAAACAAAAGGCAGCGAACACAGTGGGTCAGTGTCGATCGTGTGATGAGTCGGCTCCCTTCGATTGGGAGCGATTACACAAGCTTGATCCTAGAGACATTGACTATACGATCGCTGCCTTGAAAAATGAGCGCATCCGTCAACACTACTGGACAAACAAGATCCCTCAGAAAGTCGAGAACTATGCGCGACGAAAAGGAGTGAGCGGGATGGAGACGGCAGTAGAGAAGCAGATTCGCAAATCTGTTGGTTCACCCGCCAACGGTTTTGATGGTCGCCAGACACCTGTGGAGGATTCAGCTAAAGTCAACGCAGTTCACTTTGCCCAGCACGCGACTGCTTCTTGTTGTCGCAAGTGTATGGAGTACTGGTATGGCATTTCTCAAGATCGATCGCTCACAGAACATGAAATATCGTATTTGTCTAACTTGGGAATGAGGTTCATTGGTGAACGATTTCCGCTTCTGACAGACAAGGGAGAGAAGATTCCAGCCATTCGCAGTCAGTCCGGTGAATCAGATACTAAACATCAAAACAGACGGAGTAAAAACTGTAATGGTGATCAACACTGA
- a CDS encoding Uma2 family endonuclease, whose protein sequence is MAIATQKLTFEEYLAYDDGTDTRYELVDGELVPMSLGTGKHGAIIHFVVRQLEDTLTQSGQPWVALPALVGVRSPRGRNWDTSRIPDVTVLTVAQWEAMSDREAVINLNEPPPILVVEVVSPSTKTDDYRSKRAEYGLLEILEYWIVDPLEAKITVCILESQFYDSTEFCGDDLIQSPTFPDLNLTAAQILAGKL, encoded by the coding sequence ATGGCGATCGCCACACAAAAACTCACTTTTGAAGAGTATCTCGCCTACGATGACGGCACAGACACGCGCTATGAACTGGTCGATGGAGAACTGGTGCCCATGAGTTTGGGAACTGGTAAACATGGGGCAATCATTCACTTTGTAGTCCGGCAGCTTGAGGATACCTTGACGCAATCCGGGCAACCTTGGGTTGCGCTGCCTGCCCTAGTCGGTGTCCGCTCTCCCCGTGGGCGAAATTGGGATACTTCCCGCATTCCCGATGTCACCGTTCTAACGGTTGCCCAGTGGGAAGCCATGAGCGATCGCGAAGCCGTGATCAACCTCAACGAGCCGCCTCCAATTCTAGTCGTCGAAGTCGTTAGCCCCTCCACAAAAACTGATGACTACCGCTCAAAACGCGCTGAATATGGGCTGCTAGAAATCCTGGAATATTGGATTGTTGATCCTCTGGAAGCAAAAATTACTGTTTGCATCCTGGAAAGTCAATTTTATGACTCTACAGAGTTTTGTGGAGATGACTTGATTCAATCCCCCACCTTTCCAGACCTCAACCTGACCGCCGCTCAAATCCTGGCAGGCAAGCTGTAA
- a CDS encoding DNA methyltransferase, whose amino-acid sequence MAVDPEILRHKEWLGFLQPVGLVVSPPALIKAQAIVNRNVVDLQQSLLSVISRDLQLVDDNRAWIFDFPAFTVNVLDWEPSDLVSGDDLKDLKVALPDYGEILAPSYAVQDGEDWLMLIQVIAPGASLDEVDTVHEKAGKWSASPEAKFERLLRETGVPIGILCNGTEVRLVYAPKGESSGHLTFPVQAMCEVSGRLILGALEMLLSAYRLFMAPVGRRLKDLLEESRKYQAEVSTTLANQVVDALWELLRGFQMADAATNGRLLGEMATQNPQHIYGGLITTLMRLVFLLYAEDEGLMPGDDLYQHNYAVSGLFERLRADAGNYPDTIDQRYGAWAWLLSLFRLVYDGGGETPEYLPARHGQLFDPDEYAFLEGRSQGTQFTSGEPIEPPRIPDGVVYRMLDRLLMLKGERLSYRSLDVEQIGSVYTGVAGYAVERAEGTSIAVRPQHVVINLETLLAAKPSDRPKLLQEWAACKVTGKALGDLKSAKTAADLTAALGRKVSPRTPNLLTAGALYLQPNDENRKTGSHYTPRVMTEPIVRTALRPVLEALGEQPTAEQILSLKVCDVAMGSGAFLVEACRQLADAVEVAWNRDGLPENLPEGEEPLLFARRLVAQRCLYGVDKNLFAVNLAKLSLWLFTLSKHQPFTFLDHSLRWGDSLVGVPRKRIRKFRNEQFYQLTLDDHQRRLATEAAEAAETARILDARSEIQSSDTQTDADATQKFCRLRVFEDLLHSSRMAADLMVSAFFEGTTQKQRDERLQAFLALLKIYDAEGLDVNPAKEGLEADAIIQAGLEGKTSKQRQQKLQDYGGKLLAYETGWANSEEVLQASNRLRNRKRGVTPFNWEYEFLEVFERENPGFDCIIGNPPFAGKNTIINGNAENYLNWLKEEYPESHGNSDLVAYFFRQAFKLLKQGGTLGLVATNTIAQGDTRSTGLRWICEQGGTIYNARKRVKWAGQAAVVVSVIHIYKGLYKEAKILDGKEVPFISAFLFPKGGNNNPNTVLANADKSFVGSYVLGMGFTFDDTNEDATSIAEMHRLIEEAPRNQERIFPYIGGEEVNSNPNHAHHRYIINFFDMSEEEAWEYPDLMQIVKEKVKPERDLQKRDALRIRWWQYAEKRPGLVRAIAECDRVLVTARVSQHFSFAFLPSGMVYSDSLVVMPSNTYSVFAALQSRLHEIWCKFFGSSLEDRFRHTPSDCFETFPFPENWETNPALEAIGKQYYEFRAELMVRNNEGLTQTYNRFHDPNEFDPDILRLRQLHEECDRAVLDAYGWSDIQSQCEFLLDYEDEEEEDDETTKRQRKKPYRYRWNEATHDEVLARLLDLNQKRYEQEILGGKSAEKKGKSKGAKSKKAGRSNTPTLPGLEA is encoded by the coding sequence ATGGCAGTCGATCCAGAGATTTTGCGGCATAAAGAGTGGTTGGGCTTCCTGCAACCTGTCGGTTTGGTCGTCTCGCCGCCAGCCTTGATCAAAGCACAGGCGATCGTCAATCGCAACGTGGTAGACCTGCAACAATCGCTGTTATCGGTGATTAGCCGCGATTTGCAGTTGGTTGACGATAATCGCGCCTGGATTTTTGACTTCCCCGCATTCACAGTGAATGTGTTGGACTGGGAGCCAAGCGATCTGGTTAGCGGCGATGACCTCAAAGATTTGAAAGTGGCGTTGCCAGATTATGGTGAAATTCTTGCACCCAGCTATGCGGTGCAGGACGGTGAGGATTGGCTGATGCTGATTCAGGTGATTGCTCCGGGGGCAAGCCTGGATGAAGTAGATACGGTTCACGAGAAGGCTGGGAAATGGTCTGCCAGTCCCGAGGCAAAGTTTGAGCGATTGCTGCGTGAGACGGGTGTTCCGATCGGTATTTTATGCAACGGCACAGAAGTTCGACTAGTATACGCACCGAAAGGTGAATCGTCGGGTCATCTAACGTTCCCAGTGCAGGCAATGTGTGAGGTATCGGGGCGGCTGATTCTAGGTGCGCTGGAGATGCTGCTGTCTGCCTATCGGCTGTTTATGGCTCCTGTGGGACGGCGGCTAAAGGATTTGTTGGAAGAGAGCCGCAAGTATCAGGCAGAGGTTTCGACCACGCTGGCAAATCAAGTTGTGGATGCGCTGTGGGAACTGCTGCGCGGTTTTCAGATGGCGGATGCGGCGACCAATGGCAGGCTGCTAGGTGAAATGGCGACTCAAAATCCACAGCATATCTATGGCGGGCTGATCACGACTCTGATGCGGCTGGTATTCCTGCTGTATGCCGAAGACGAGGGGCTGATGCCGGGGGACGATCTGTATCAGCACAACTATGCCGTTTCAGGTTTGTTTGAACGGCTCCGCGCTGATGCTGGTAACTACCCGGACACGATCGATCAGCGATATGGTGCGTGGGCGTGGCTGTTGAGTTTGTTTCGGCTAGTGTATGACGGCGGTGGAGAAACTCCAGAGTATCTACCTGCAAGACATGGGCAATTGTTTGACCCGGATGAGTATGCGTTTTTGGAGGGACGATCGCAAGGCACTCAATTTACCTCTGGAGAACCGATCGAACCACCTCGCATTCCTGATGGTGTCGTGTATCGAATGCTTGATCGGCTGTTGATGCTGAAAGGAGAGCGATTGTCGTATCGATCGCTGGATGTGGAGCAAATCGGCTCTGTTTACACTGGCGTTGCGGGTTATGCGGTTGAGCGGGCGGAAGGCACATCGATTGCAGTGCGCCCACAGCACGTCGTGATCAATCTGGAAACACTCCTAGCAGCCAAACCAAGCGATCGCCCCAAGCTTTTACAAGAGTGGGCAGCGTGTAAGGTTACGGGGAAGGCTTTAGGCGACTTGAAGTCAGCAAAAACAGCGGCAGATTTAACAGCAGCGTTGGGTCGAAAAGTTTCACCACGCACACCGAATTTACTAACTGCTGGGGCACTATATTTGCAGCCGAATGATGAAAACCGAAAAACGGGATCGCACTATACACCGCGAGTCATGACAGAACCGATTGTGCGAACAGCTTTGCGCCCAGTGTTAGAAGCATTGGGGGAACAGCCCACAGCGGAGCAGATTCTGTCGCTCAAGGTATGTGATGTTGCGATGGGAAGTGGAGCATTTTTGGTAGAAGCCTGTCGTCAGTTGGCAGATGCGGTTGAGGTGGCGTGGAACCGGGATGGGTTGCCGGAAAACTTGCCAGAGGGTGAGGAGCCGTTATTATTTGCACGGCGATTGGTGGCGCAGCGGTGTTTGTACGGTGTAGACAAAAATCTATTTGCTGTTAATTTAGCGAAGCTATCACTATGGCTATTTACGCTCTCAAAGCACCAGCCGTTTACCTTCTTGGATCACTCGCTAAGATGGGGTGATTCGTTAGTAGGAGTGCCGCGTAAGCGGATTCGTAAGTTCAGGAATGAGCAGTTTTATCAGTTAACGCTGGATGATCATCAACGACGTTTAGCTACAGAAGCGGCAGAAGCAGCAGAGACAGCAAGGATTTTAGATGCTCGGTCAGAGATTCAAAGTTCAGATACTCAAACGGATGCTGATGCGACTCAAAAATTTTGTCGTTTAAGAGTATTTGAGGATTTACTTCATAGTTCCAGAATGGCAGCCGATCTGATGGTGTCAGCCTTTTTTGAGGGAACTACCCAAAAGCAGCGGGATGAAAGACTCCAAGCATTTTTAGCACTTCTGAAAATTTATGACGCAGAGGGATTGGATGTAAACCCGGCAAAGGAAGGTCTAGAGGCAGATGCAATCATCCAAGCAGGGCTAGAAGGCAAGACCAGTAAACAGCGGCAGCAGAAACTACAGGATTATGGTGGCAAGTTACTCGCTTACGAAACGGGTTGGGCAAACTCTGAAGAGGTACTACAAGCTTCAAACCGACTTCGGAATAGGAAACGTGGGGTTACTCCGTTCAATTGGGAGTATGAATTTCTGGAGGTGTTTGAGCGTGAGAATCCAGGGTTTGACTGCATTATCGGCAATCCACCCTTTGCAGGCAAGAACACTATCATCAATGGCAATGCGGAAAATTATCTCAATTGGTTAAAGGAAGAATATCCCGAATCTCACGGCAATTCTGATTTAGTTGCCTATTTCTTTCGACAAGCATTCAAGTTGCTTAAGCAAGGTGGCACGCTGGGGTTAGTCGCCACAAATACGATCGCTCAAGGCGATACGCGCAGCACGGGGTTACGCTGGATTTGTGAGCAGGGTGGCACAATCTACAACGCTCGTAAACGGGTGAAGTGGGCAGGACAAGCGGCTGTTGTAGTAAGCGTGATTCATATCTACAAGGGGTTGTATAAAGAAGCGAAAATTTTAGACGGTAAAGAAGTTCCGTTTATTTCTGCGTTTCTATTTCCTAAAGGTGGAAACAACAATCCAAATACAGTGCTGGCGAACGCTGATAAAAGTTTTGTTGGTAGCTATGTTTTGGGCATGGGTTTCACCTTTGATGACACCAATGAAGATGCAACGTCGATCGCTGAAATGCATCGTTTAATCGAAGAAGCTCCCCGCAATCAAGAACGCATCTTTCCCTACATCGGCGGTGAAGAAGTCAATAGTAACCCAAATCATGCTCACCATCGCTATATAATCAACTTTTTTGATATGAGCGAAGAGGAGGCATGGGAGTACCCTGATCTAATGCAAATTGTGAAAGAAAAGGTCAAGCCTGAGCGAGATTTACAAAAGCGAGATGCTTTGCGTATTCGGTGGTGGCAGTATGCAGAGAAAAGACCAGGATTGGTTAGGGCGATCGCGGAGTGCGATCGAGTATTAGTTACTGCTCGTGTTAGCCAGCATTTCTCATTCGCATTTTTACCAAGCGGGATGGTTTACTCTGATTCGCTGGTAGTCATGCCGAGCAATACCTATTCCGTCTTCGCGGCACTTCAATCTCGTCTGCATGAAATTTGGTGCAAGTTTTTTGGCTCATCTTTGGAAGATCGATTTCGCCATACACCCTCTGATTGCTTTGAAACCTTCCCCTTCCCCGAAAATTGGGAAACCAATCCCGCTCTAGAAGCGATCGGCAAACAATACTATGAATTCCGCGCCGAGTTGATGGTTCGCAACAACGAAGGATTGACCCAAACTTACAACCGCTTCCACGACCCCAACGAATTCGATCCCGATATCCTCAGACTGCGCCAACTGCATGAAGAATGCGATCGCGCCGTCCTGGATGCCTACGGGTGGAGCGACATCCAATCCCAATGTGAATTCCTGCTTGACTACGAAGACGAAGAAGAAGAGGACGACGAAACTACCAAACGACAGCGCAAAAAGCCCTATCGCTATCGTTGGAACGAAGCCACCCACGACGAAGTGCTGGCGCGACTGCTCGATCTCAATCAGAAACGTTACGAACAAGAAATTCTAGGCGGCAAGTCAGCAGAGAAAAAAGGCAAATCGAAAGGCGCAAAATCAAAGAAGGCTGGGCGATCGAATACCCCAACTCTACCTGGACTAGAGGCATAA
- the drmD gene encoding DISARM system SNF2-like helicase DrmD — MTAVAVGSIVRVRSRQYLVEEVLAKHSPQDDTRVRLACLDDDALSEALEVLWEREVDARHIGTTSWESVAVRGFDNPKLFSAYLHTLRWSCVTSTDPKLFQAPYRAGIEVKAYQLEPLRKALLMPRVGLFIADDVGLGKTIEAGLILREMLMRQKVRRVVISCPPSVVRQWQEEMESRFGLTFLIVDREFVASRRRERGYGINPWTTHTRFIISHALLRDETYAAPLRDWLGEFSAGAMLILDEAHNAAPASGAKYAIDSQLTRTVRDLAPRFEHKLFLSATPHNGHSNSFAALLEILDPQRFCRGVPVRNHKLLDAVMVRRLKSDLREIGDDFPERIVVRVSIDNLADDAPELQLSRLLQEYRQLREERLKSAPKSAQRAAALVLLSLQKRLLSSIEAFARTLKVHQTAIAKRSSEAANTKQASAAAQAAPKSRNTQSFPLLQEPAGADDDRAELTEDEVEAEENAQMRMATDQDACVPSARELELLEEMTQIANAARHLPDPRIQKLAQWIRDHQCPELGTAGAEWNHRRVIIFTEYTDTKRYLQQQLQTIIAGSDQEHYRISVFHGGMGDDRREEIKLAFNSDPAKHPLRILIATDAAREGVNLQNQCADLFHADLPFNPSRLEQRNGRIDRKLQRSPVVRCHYFVLPQRTEDRVLDVLVKKTEVIQRELGSLSPVLERNVARLLADGIRHGEAERLEAAIAKADQIDEPLLNAEIITEELEQVRLRRQELEQQNALLQGMLSESQKWLGLDDRHFRDAISASLEILGANSLQPIDLNAAAHEPATAKWNIPALDQRFGADPSWATTLDTLRAPRKRSQKLWDWRREAPIRPVVFRDPGSLDGEVVHLHLEHRVVQRLLSRFLAQGFLHDELTRACVCLTDRPIPSVIVLGRLSLYGDRASRLHDEVIAVAAEWIAPEARGRSKLRPLGESEKDDVLKVLETSLASPRLRQVPESVQQRLSQAAAQDVEELRSHLDRRATALIERVQKRLEARGQKEAAEMRAILEEQRDRIVKRQTEIAGDRQLSIFEEAQQLEADRRHWERRLQALEVELVSEPARIKATYQVKATRVEPVGIVYLHPISG; from the coding sequence ATGACGGCTGTTGCGGTTGGAAGTATTGTGCGCGTTCGCTCCCGGCAATATTTGGTTGAGGAGGTCCTAGCGAAGCATTCACCTCAAGATGATACGCGGGTGCGGCTTGCCTGCCTGGACGATGATGCCTTGAGCGAAGCGCTGGAAGTGCTTTGGGAGCGCGAAGTTGATGCCCGACATATTGGCACAACTTCCTGGGAATCCGTCGCTGTACGCGGGTTCGATAACCCCAAACTGTTTTCGGCTTACCTTCACACGCTGCGCTGGAGTTGCGTTACCTCTACAGATCCAAAGCTGTTTCAGGCTCCCTACCGGGCAGGTATCGAGGTGAAAGCCTATCAGCTTGAACCATTGCGGAAAGCCTTGCTGATGCCCAGAGTCGGGCTGTTCATTGCCGACGATGTCGGCCTGGGAAAAACGATCGAGGCAGGGCTGATTCTACGTGAGATGTTGATGCGCCAAAAGGTACGGAGGGTCGTCATCTCCTGTCCGCCTTCAGTCGTGCGGCAGTGGCAAGAAGAAATGGAGAGCCGATTTGGACTGACGTTTCTGATTGTCGATCGCGAGTTTGTCGCCAGTCGGCGGCGTGAGCGCGGCTATGGTATTAACCCTTGGACAACTCATACTCGCTTCATCATCTCCCACGCGCTGCTGCGCGATGAGACTTACGCAGCTCCGCTCCGAGATTGGCTAGGAGAATTCTCAGCAGGGGCAATGCTGATTCTGGATGAGGCGCACAACGCGGCACCGGCAAGTGGAGCCAAGTACGCGATCGACTCACAACTGACGCGAACTGTACGGGATTTAGCTCCCCGCTTTGAACACAAATTATTTTTATCTGCAACGCCGCACAACGGTCACTCGAATAGTTTTGCCGCCTTGCTTGAAATTCTCGATCCACAACGGTTCTGCCGAGGCGTACCCGTGCGAAATCACAAACTGCTGGATGCGGTAATGGTGCGACGGCTCAAAAGTGATCTGCGTGAGATTGGCGATGATTTTCCAGAGCGGATTGTGGTTCGTGTCAGCATTGATAACTTAGCCGATGATGCTCCAGAGCTTCAGTTGTCCCGGTTGTTGCAAGAATATCGGCAACTGCGGGAAGAACGGCTCAAGTCTGCGCCCAAATCGGCTCAGCGGGCAGCGGCATTAGTGCTGTTGTCGCTGCAAAAGCGGCTACTTTCGTCGATCGAGGCATTTGCCCGAACGTTGAAGGTTCATCAAACGGCGATCGCGAAACGTAGCAGCGAAGCGGCGAACACCAAACAAGCCAGCGCAGCCGCACAGGCAGCGCCTAAAAGCAGAAATACTCAATCGTTTCCTTTGCTGCAAGAGCCAGCAGGGGCTGATGACGATCGCGCCGAATTAACCGAAGACGAGGTGGAAGCAGAAGAAAACGCTCAGATGCGGATGGCAACCGATCAAGATGCTTGTGTTCCATCCGCACGGGAATTAGAACTGCTGGAGGAAATGACGCAGATTGCCAACGCCGCCCGTCATCTACCCGATCCTCGCATTCAAAAGTTAGCGCAATGGATTCGAGATCACCAATGCCCTGAGTTAGGCACGGCTGGCGCAGAGTGGAATCATCGCCGCGTCATCATTTTCACTGAATACACCGATACCAAACGCTATCTCCAGCAACAGCTACAGACGATCATTGCAGGTTCTGATCAAGAACATTATCGGATCTCGGTGTTTCACGGGGGTATGGGAGACGATCGACGGGAAGAAATCAAGCTTGCCTTCAACAGCGATCCTGCCAAACATCCGCTGCGAATTCTGATCGCGACTGACGCAGCCAGAGAAGGGGTCAATCTCCAAAACCAATGTGCTGACCTGTTTCACGCTGATTTACCGTTCAATCCATCCAGGCTTGAGCAACGGAATGGGCGGATCGATCGCAAACTTCAGCGATCGCCCGTTGTCCGCTGCCACTATTTTGTGTTGCCTCAGCGCACGGAAGACCGGGTACTGGATGTGCTGGTGAAAAAAACTGAGGTCATTCAAAGGGAATTAGGCAGCTTATCGCCTGTGTTGGAGCGCAATGTAGCGCGATTGTTGGCAGATGGCATTCGGCATGGGGAGGCAGAGCGGCTAGAAGCGGCGATCGCTAAAGCAGATCAGATTGATGAACCATTGCTCAATGCTGAAATTATCACGGAAGAACTGGAGCAAGTCAGGCTGCGGCGACAGGAATTAGAACAGCAGAATGCTTTGCTGCAAGGAATGTTGAGCGAGTCGCAGAAATGGTTGGGACTGGACGATCGCCACTTCCGCGATGCCATTTCTGCATCCCTGGAGATTTTAGGGGCTAACTCCCTCCAACCGATTGATCTAAACGCAGCAGCGCACGAGCCTGCGACAGCAAAATGGAATATTCCTGCACTTGATCAGCGGTTTGGGGCTGACCCAAGCTGGGCAACGACGCTGGATACCCTAAGAGCGCCTCGCAAACGCAGTCAAAAGTTGTGGGATTGGCGGCGGGAAGCCCCGATTCGTCCAGTCGTGTTTCGTGATCCGGGGTCGTTGGATGGTGAGGTGGTGCATTTGCATCTGGAACATCGCGTCGTGCAGCGATTGCTGTCGCGGTTTTTGGCGCAAGGATTTTTACATGATGAATTGACTCGCGCCTGTGTTTGCCTGACCGATCGCCCAATTCCGAGTGTGATTGTGCTGGGGCGGCTGTCACTATATGGCGATCGCGCTTCCCGGTTGCATGACGAAGTGATCGCAGTGGCAGCGGAGTGGATCGCACCAGAGGCGCGGGGGCGATCAAAACTGCGTCCGCTGGGTGAAAGCGAAAAAGATGATGTGTTGAAAGTTTTGGAAACCTCGCTGGCGAGTCCGCGTTTGCGTCAGGTGCCGGAATCAGTGCAGCAGCGTCTTAGCCAAGCGGCAGCGCAGGATGTCGAAGAGCTGAGGTCTCATTTAGATCGCCGTGCTACCGCGCTGATTGAACGTGTTCAGAAAAGGCTGGAGGCACGGGGACAGAAGGAGGCAGCGGAGATGCGGGCAATTTTAGAAGAACAGCGCGATCGCATCGTGAAACGACAAACAGAAATCGCAGGCGATCGCCAGCTCTCCATTTTTGAAGAAGCCCAGCAGCTAGAAGCGGATCGTCGCCATTGGGAACGGCGATTGCAGGCGCTAGAAGTTGAACTGGTCAGTGAACCCGCCCGAATTAAAGCTACCTATCAGGTCAAAGCCACACGAGTTGAACCTGTCGGCATCGTTTATCTGCATCCAATTTCGGGTTGA